The following proteins are encoded in a genomic region of Drosophila willistoni isolate 14030-0811.24 chromosome 2L unlocalized genomic scaffold, UCI_dwil_1.1 Seg196, whole genome shotgun sequence:
- the LOC6640583 gene encoding uncharacterized protein LOC6640583, with protein sequence MTTPANSKNFLLDKYHSLRNYLERDTLGSEVLIYGTSSLMLLVAYAKRKPAYLVRQFKQPSHIPERIINERVMHTGKISAVQQRDQDTLLLIKHRPWLPIFTSNKKLLPVKLPGVKVNANGYSWLQQCLVGRDATFIPLNKSSNQDFVVCQLCLVHPPKGNRLLDVSETLLKLRFAKFAKDVAAGVKRNGKYYKHLQNVEATTTAKEAWLAWASRYPYIWQRFNDLKASILPKQKLLPELVR encoded by the coding sequence ATGACAACTCCGGCGAATAGCAAGAACTTTTTATTGGACAAATATCACAGCTTGCGTAACTATCTGGAACGAGACACCTTGGGCAGCGAGGTGCTAATCTATGGAACATCATCGCTAATGCTGCTGGTGGCCTATGCCAAACGTAAACCCGCCTATTTGGTGCGTCAATTCAAGCAACCATCCCACATACCCGAACGCATTATCAACGAACGTGTAATGCACACGGGCAAGATCAGTGCCGTCCAGCAGCGGGATCAGGATACACTGCTCCTGATCAAGCATCGTCCATGGCTGCCCATCTTCACCAGCAACAAGAAACTCTTGCCCGTCAAGCTGCCCGGCGTGAAAGTCAATGCCAATGGCTATTCTTGGCTCCAGCAGTGTCTGGTTGGACGCGATGCGACCTTTATACCCCTCAATAAGAGTAGCAATCAGGATTTTGTCGTCTGCCAGCTATGTTTAGTTCATCCGCCCAAAGGTAATCGTTTGCTAGACGTATCGGAGACCCTGCTCAAGCTAAGATTTGCCAAATTCGCCAAAGATGTGGCAGCGGGCGTGAAACGTAATGGCAAATACTATAAGCATTTGCAAAATGTGGAGGCCACAACCACCGCCAAAGAAGCCTGGCTGGCCTGGGCATCACGTTATCCTTACATTTGGCAGCGTTTTAACGATCTGAAAGCCTCCATCCTGCCCAAACAGAAGTTATTGCCCGAACTAGTGCGTTAA
- the LOC6640582 gene encoding ataxin-2 homolog isoform X2, translating into MPPASAVNNNNAAAQAAKAERAEKLRGALKGFIVADRQRRQEEYEAQCEEQRLRREREARERENTQSLEDTRGQITKLDEQLTDLHNQKHQLVVQLKKVLNDDESRKKQAKEIELFALQQAQQHAAAAAAANASVFLPPLRLQHHMPPILQKPPPGNQPSKRGRSPSPPSQHQAYYKSAASYAQQKPNASYPSTGTLFYQTTAAPPTTQHQADARLQSIYNYSLPLRQAYHVDLPNATVGKAPDAQSPKSQPMQVLHINLDQPPSQADLVVQAGSTAVNSLSVQASKPQVTMEKVHDRYHIEVKHDGAPSSQGHVPQPPPHLLSEGVIYKPMISELHSNVLQISSAGQNPKSTGSITQGYAPGRGTSAHEQQQQQQQMARQQLTMLTAQPGPPPPGSNQPPPGQPMHYTRRLY; encoded by the exons ATGCCGCCAGCGTCAgcggtaaataataataatgctgCAGCCCAGGCAGCGAAAGCCGAACGAGCCGAAAAGTTGCGAGGGGCGCTCAAAGGATTCATTGTTGCGGATCGGCAACGTCGACAGGAGGAGTACGAGGCGCAATGCGAGGAGCAGCGTTTGCGACGCGAACGTGAGGCACGTGAACGCGAAAATACCCAATCACTGGAGGATACACGTGGCCAGATCACCAAACTGGATGAACAATTAACCGACCTGCATAATCAGAAACATCAATTAGTGGTGCAACTGAAAAAGGTTCTCAACGACGACGAGTCCCGTAAAAAACAGGCCAAGGAGATTGAATTATTTGCCCTACAGCAGGCCCAACAGCATGCggctgcagcagctgcagccaACGCCTCCGTCTTTTTGCCGCCCCTGCGACTTCAGCACCATATGCCTCCTATACTACAAAAG cCTCCGCCTGGTAATCAGCCATCAAAACGTGGTCGCAGCCCCTCACCGCCCAGTCAACATCAGGCGTACTACAAAAGTGCCGCTAGTTATGCCCAACAGA AACCGAATGCCTCATATCCAAGTACGGGTACATTGTTCTATCAGACCACCGCCGCTCCGCCGACCACACAGCATCAGGCCGATGCACGCCTTCAGTCAATCTATAACTATAGTTTGCCCCTGCGACAAGCCTATCATGTGGATCTGCCCAATGCCACGGTTGGCAAGGCTCCCGATGCCCAATCACCGAAATCCCAGCCGATGCAGGTGCTGCACATTAACCTGGATCAACCGCCCTCCCAGGCAGACCTTGTAGTCCAGGCGGGGTCAACAGCCGTTAACAGCCTCTCCGTACAAGCATCCAAGCCGCAAGTGACAATGGAAAAGGTACACGATCGCTATCACATCGAAGTCAAACATGATGGAGCACCATCATCCCAAGGTCATGTGCCGCAACCACCGCCGCATTTACTATCCGAGGGTGTTATCTATAAACCGATGATATCTGAATTACATTCGAATGTTCTACAGATCAGCAGTGCCGGACAG AATCCCAAGTCAACTGGCAGTATTACCCAAGGTTATGCGCCAGGGCGTGGTACATCTGCCCatgaacagcaacaacaacaacaacaaatggccAGACAACAGTTAACAATGCTAACAGCTCAACCGGGTCCGCCGCCTCCTGGTTCGAATCAGCCGCCACCTGGACAGCCAATGCATTATACGCGACGCTTATATTAA
- the LOC6640582 gene encoding ataxin-2 homolog isoform X1 gives MPPASAVNNNNAAAQAAKAERAEKLRGALKGFIVADRQRRQEEYEAQCEEQRLRREREARERENTQSLEDTRGQITKLDEQLTDLHNQKHQLVVQLKKVLNDDESRKKQAKEIELFALQQAQQHAAAAAAANASVFLPPLRLQHHMPPILQKPPPGNQPSKRGRSPSPPSQHQAYYKSAASYAQQKSHDDYRRAADYARLSWNKPNASYPSTGTLFYQTTAAPPTTQHQADARLQSIYNYSLPLRQAYHVDLPNATVGKAPDAQSPKSQPMQVLHINLDQPPSQADLVVQAGSTAVNSLSVQASKPQVTMEKVHDRYHIEVKHDGAPSSQGHVPQPPPHLLSEGVIYKPMISELHSNVLQISSAGQNPKSTGSITQGYAPGRGTSAHEQQQQQQQMARQQLTMLTAQPGPPPPGSNQPPPGQPMHYTRRLY, from the exons ATGCCGCCAGCGTCAgcggtaaataataataatgctgCAGCCCAGGCAGCGAAAGCCGAACGAGCCGAAAAGTTGCGAGGGGCGCTCAAAGGATTCATTGTTGCGGATCGGCAACGTCGACAGGAGGAGTACGAGGCGCAATGCGAGGAGCAGCGTTTGCGACGCGAACGTGAGGCACGTGAACGCGAAAATACCCAATCACTGGAGGATACACGTGGCCAGATCACCAAACTGGATGAACAATTAACCGACCTGCATAATCAGAAACATCAATTAGTGGTGCAACTGAAAAAGGTTCTCAACGACGACGAGTCCCGTAAAAAACAGGCCAAGGAGATTGAATTATTTGCCCTACAGCAGGCCCAACAGCATGCggctgcagcagctgcagccaACGCCTCCGTCTTTTTGCCGCCCCTGCGACTTCAGCACCATATGCCTCCTATACTACAAAAG cCTCCGCCTGGTAATCAGCCATCAAAACGTGGTCGCAGCCCCTCACCGCCCAGTCAACATCAGGCGTACTACAAAAGTGCCGCTAGTTATGCCCAACAGA AATCGCACGATGACTACCGTCGTGCCGCGGACTATGCTAGATTATCATGGAACA AACCGAATGCCTCATATCCAAGTACGGGTACATTGTTCTATCAGACCACCGCCGCTCCGCCGACCACACAGCATCAGGCCGATGCACGCCTTCAGTCAATCTATAACTATAGTTTGCCCCTGCGACAAGCCTATCATGTGGATCTGCCCAATGCCACGGTTGGCAAGGCTCCCGATGCCCAATCACCGAAATCCCAGCCGATGCAGGTGCTGCACATTAACCTGGATCAACCGCCCTCCCAGGCAGACCTTGTAGTCCAGGCGGGGTCAACAGCCGTTAACAGCCTCTCCGTACAAGCATCCAAGCCGCAAGTGACAATGGAAAAGGTACACGATCGCTATCACATCGAAGTCAAACATGATGGAGCACCATCATCCCAAGGTCATGTGCCGCAACCACCGCCGCATTTACTATCCGAGGGTGTTATCTATAAACCGATGATATCTGAATTACATTCGAATGTTCTACAGATCAGCAGTGCCGGACAG AATCCCAAGTCAACTGGCAGTATTACCCAAGGTTATGCGCCAGGGCGTGGTACATCTGCCCatgaacagcaacaacaacaacaacaaatggccAGACAACAGTTAACAATGCTAACAGCTCAACCGGGTCCGCCGCCTCCTGGTTCGAATCAGCCGCCACCTGGACAGCCAATGCATTATACGCGACGCTTATATTAA